CGACCAACGCCGAGCAGGGCCCGCCGGAGGAGTACCGCTGAACCCCTGAGCTGCAGCAGCGCGCCGGAGCTACAGCAGCGCGCTCGTGTGCGGACCCAGCAGCACGACCCCCGACTCGGCGAGCAGGCCGAGGGCGCTGAGCTGCTCGAGCGTGTCGACGTCGCGGCGCAGCCCCGAGCGCTCGGGGATCTCGAGCTCAACGTAGCCCGCGTCGCGGTGCTGCTCGGCCGAACCGGGGCCGAACCGCAGAGAGTGCGGCAGCGCCGCTGAAGCGACGACGAGCGTCGTGCCCTCGCCCTCGGCGTCGGGCACGAACGCCCAGTGGTGCTCGCTCGCGGCGACGAGGGCGGCATCGAGATCTTCGGGCTGCAGGGCCGGCAGGTCGCCGAGCAGCACGGCCGTCGGCGCCGCAG
The sequence above is a segment of the Microcella humidisoli genome. Coding sequences within it:
- the cofC gene encoding 2-phospho-L-lactate guanylyltransferase; translated protein: MSALVSLVVPVRDAASAKSRLAADGGAEAHARRAALAAAIALDTVSAARAARQVGELIVVGALPQPIEGVRVVDDPGFGLLVAIGAGLAAADPAAPTAVLLGDLPALQPEDLDAALVAASEHHWAFVPDAEGEGTTLVVASAALPHSLRFGPGSAEQHRDAGYVELEIPERSGLRRDVDTLEQLSALGLLAESGVVLLGPHTSALL